CGGGGAAAATGCGGCAATCCGCGCTGTCCAACAGGTCGCGCTCACCCCGGTGCAGAGAGACACCTTGCAAATTGATCACTGGAAAAACCTCATATGAACAGGTCGATGGATGCTAGGCTATTCGACGTATTCGAGCCCAATCGCCGCCCGTATAAAGCGCCGATCCACAAAAGGTCGGGATTCTAACGTGACAAATAGTTCACCTCCATCTTCTCCACAGGAAAACCCTCTGTGGCAGTTCAGCCTGGACTTCTACCGTCATGGGGAGGTTGAGGCATTCCTGCTCGACTGTCAGGACAGAAAAGGTGCGGATGTGTGTCTGTTGTTATGGGCGAGCTACTCTACCGCCTGTGGGCGGCAGTTGAGCGAAGAGAGCTGGCGGGTTGCAGATCGCGGGTTGGCGCCGAGGAGGCGCATGATTAGTAGTGTGCGCCACCTTCGACGTCTGCTCGGGCGCTTTCGCCCGCGTACACAGCGGATTTATGATTTATGCAAGCGCTACGAGCTTAACCTCGAACAGTTACAGCTGGCAGCACTGTGGAAAATCTGCAGTGAGGAATGGCCGGGGGATCGCCCTGCACTGGAGCTGGCCGGGCAGCAGTATGGCTTGTTACAAAAAGAGCAGGCCCACTGGTCAGATCTCATTGAGAGCTTTATGACACAGTCAAAAAACCTGAATTCGATTTAAGCGGATTGCCCAGCTTCCGAGCTTATGCAAAGTTTTATTACGGTAAAAGTGTGGAAGTTTGATTGCGGAAAAAATCTTTTGCTTAAATTCTGCGGAGCGGTACCGTTTTGAAGGGCCACGCCCTGCCGCCAATAGAGAAATTGGCAGGCTGGGCGCTGCAAGTGGAAGCCAATGACTTAGTTTTACTCGCTGCCGGGGTTTTCCGAGGAAAACAGGCTGTTGGCAGGTGTGGTTGGTGTAATAGTCGATGCTGGTGGTGTAGGCTCGGCTGGATTTTGTTCCTTGGCTGGCGCAAAGGTTTTCACTTCTTCCGGGGCTTTTTTCACCGCCACAGGCTCTCGACTTGTTGCCTGTTTGGGCTTTTCATTTTTCGCCTTGGCCGCTACTGGAGCTTTTGCCGGTGATACGGGCTTGGTCTTAGCCGTTTTTTTGCTGGCGGGCTTTGCCACTTTTTTGGCTGTAGCGGGCTTGGCTGTAGTTTTCTTTGTGGTTGTACTTGCGGTTTTTGCCGGGCTCTTGCGTGCGCTGCTCTTCTTGGCTGCAAGTTTCTTTTCAGCAGCTTTTTTGGCTACAGGTTTTTTAGTTGCCTTTGTACCAGTTGTTTTTATGGCCTTGGCAGCAGTCTTTGTGGTGGCTTTTTTTGTTGCCACAGCTTTTTTAACTGCTGGGACCTTTTTAACCTTTGGCTGCTTCTTGGTGAATTCCCTCTCCGTTTTGGCTGCAATTTTGTGCACTGTTTCCGCCGCTTTGAGTTCGGCTTTGGCCAGGGCCTGTATATCCTTGGCTTCGGCTACCGCTCCCTTGGCCAACTGGAATGCGTCATTGAGTTTTTCCACGTTAGCCTTAGCGGTATCAACCCGTTTCCGTGCAGCGGCGGTCTTAGTGGTTTTAGCCGCGGCGCGGGTATCGCTCAGTTTGGTTTTGGCCTTGGCCAGTTTTTCCTTTGCCGAAGTCAGAGCTTTTCCAGCTTTTAATACCGCCTTGCCGGCATCGGTGACTTTTTTATTGCGGGCTTTATCCAGTTTTACGGTGAGCTTGGAAATTTGCGCTTCCAATTCTGCGACCGGATTGACAGCTTTTCGTTTGGCAGCCATGAGTAAATGTCCTGACGTTTATTATCGATTGGCACTTCCGGGTGGTGCACTAGCCTTGCCTTAAATACGATCGATACCGCTAAAGAAGAGACGCGCGCACTGTATATTGCCCCAAAACTGAAAAGCACCTCAAACAGTCCGGAACAATAACCGGTGACTGGTCGATAATAGCGCTGTTTGTAAAAAAAATGTATGCCGTGTGCGGTGAAAAAAGCGCGGCTTGCGTTTTTTTATGGTGGATTTCGGAACTGGCATCGGGAATGTGGTGTCCAGCACAGTGTGGAAGTCACCGGTATGCACTGGCTGTCGCCTTGGGTTAGACTTGAGCGCACTGGCGGATAGCGTGCGCCTGACGGCTTAGGGCCGCGACAGCATTGCCTGAGAAGCCGCTGACGGCGTTGGACCAAGGTCAAGCGCGAATCCATAAACGCAATACGGACAAAGAGACAACACCCATGAATAAATACCCTTTGGCTGCAGCAATTGCCCTAGGCCTGGTGCTGACCGGCTGTAACGAACAGGGATCCAAGCAGGAAAAAGAAGTTACCCTGGATACTCAGGAGAAGAAGGTCAGTTACATCATTGCCGAAGATATGGCCAAGCGTCTTCAGGCTCAGGATGTGAAGCTGGATCCAAAAGTGGTATTGATGGCGCTAAATGATGTTGCCAGCGACCGCGATTCTCGCCTGTCCGATGAAGATAAGCAGCAGACCATTGCCGCCTTCCAGGAGCAAATGCAGAATAAGCAGCAGGAGATGCTGGCCAAGCAAGAGCAGGAATTTAAAGAGTCAGCGGATAAAAACCTGACTGAGGGTAAGGCATTCCTGGAAGAGAATGCGAAAAAGGAAGGTGTAATCACCACTGATTCCGGCCTTCAGTACAAGGTAATTACCGAAGGTTCCGGTAATAAGCCCTCTGCCAGCAGCACCGTTGAAGTCGACTACAAGGGTACCCTGATTAATGGCGAGGAGTTTGATAGCTCCTACGCTCGTGGTGAGCCGGTACAGTTTCCGGTTAACGGTGTAATCAAGGGTTGGACTGAAGCTCTGCAGTTGATGAAGGAAGGCTCCAAGTGGGAACTGTATATCCCTTCAGAGCTGGCCTATGGTCCTGGCGGTGCCGGCGGTAAGATTGGCCCAAATGCGACCCTGATTTTTGAAGTGGAACTGCACAAAGCCAATGTTGGCGGCGAAGAAGAAAAGAAAGACGAAGAAAAGAAAGAAGAACCCAAGTCTGAATAATCTGACTTTTGGGACTTTACTGAAAAAGGACGCTCTTTCGGCGTCCTTTTTTATTTTGACAGGATGATTTAAAAATTAATAAACCGTTTTTGAATAACCAGCAAAAAGTTGCAGATAGCATTGCCTTCACGATGGTTAGTCAGTGACGGTCAAACTGACCAGGTGTTTTCGCCTCAGACAATCTGGTTTTTATGTGCGGTATGTAACAGGGCTATCATCTGGTCTTCGGAGCTGAAACGAGTTTCCAGGGCTTCCCCGAGCTCGGATAGGTCCGGGATCAGGCTGGTGAGGTCGTCAGTCTCCAGGTATTTATCATTGAAGTCGACCGCGATATCAGTAGTCGTATCGATATCTTTGTAGAGTTCGCAAGCTTTCTTTAGGCCTGATTTGTCATCGAATGCTTGACCTTCACGCATCAATTGTTCGTAGACTTCAAAGTGGCCAGCCGAGACATAATCCACTAAAAGCTGACATAACTTGCGTACCCGGTCTTCAGATTCAGGGTCATCCTCACTGAATTCTTTTTTTTCAGAAAGGTGGTAGAAGCTTACTAACAGGTTTTGGCGTGACTGTAGCCAGCGGTCGATTATTTCGCTGACACCACCCCAGCGCTCCCGCGCCGTTTTGCAATTTTCCAACATCCCGAAAATGTCCTTTTTTACTGTTGCCGCAGAGGCCAGCGTTATTGCTGGTGTCGAAGGCCTTATGGAAGATAGGAGATTCCCCCGCCGGCGGCAAGGAAGAGGGTGCAAAGTACGCCAGAATACTGTGACAAACCTGTGATTTTGATGGTGGAAATTGTGCGTGGTTCAGCTGCCAATGGCCAGCGGCAGGATGAGAGCGGTCAACGCGCCACAGAGCCCCATCGCGAGGGCGGCACAGGCACCGCACAGGGTGCTGATTTCCAGCGCGCGGGCGGTGCCCACGGCGTGGGCGTTGATACCGAGTACTACCCGAGAATACGCTCATCGCGAATACCAAGAAGGCGCAGTAGCGGCGGTCCGGCCAGGGCGCCAACCACCCCGGTAAATACCACTATGCCTGCAGTGAGACTCAGTGCAGCGCCAACTTTTTCGGCGAGCGTAAGAGCGATTGGAGTGGTGATGGATTTACTGCTGAGGGCGAGTACTACGGATTCTCCCGCGCCAAATAACAGAGCGATCAGAATAGCTACAACCGGAGCCAGAACAGCACCGACTGCGATTGTTACTAACAATGGCCAGCCGGCTCGGCGGATCACTGCCAAGTTCTTTTTCAGCGGCACCGCTAGGGCCACTACTGCGGGTCCGAGTAGTGCATAGAGCAGCGCACTGGAGCGCTGGTAGTCACTGTAGGAAATATCCAGTGTGTAGAGCAGTGCCGTTACGATCAGGCTGGCAGTCACTATAGGGTGCAGTAATACCGTGCCACTGTACCGGTATAGGCGAACACCAGCCCAAAAAGCGATCAGGCTCAGCGGCAAGGTGAACTGTGGGCTGTGCAGCCATTCAATCATCTCTGTGCCCCTTATCTAACAGCCTGTGTAGAAGCAGAGCGGATAGAGCGAGGCTGACCAAGGTACCAATCACAATCGCGGCAATGAGAGCTAGCCACTCTGACAGGGTCAGGTCGCGCAGAAAGAAAACCCCTACTGCTGCGGGCAGGAATAACAGGGGTAACAGGAAGAGAAGCTGGGAGCTGACTTGGGCCAGGCCGCGGGGTACGCCACCGTAGATCACCAGGCCAAATAGCAGCAATAGCATACCCACCACCGCGCCGGGTACAGGTAGTTCGAGCGCTGTGCTGGCGAGGTTGCCCAGGCGATCACAGCCAAACAGAATGGCGGCGCCGATCAGCCAGTGGAATATATTGCGCAGAGTGGGTGGGGTCATTTTGGTGAGAGTGCGGCTCAGTGGAGCCGCCACCTTTTATCACGCTTTGCGGAATGCCTGCCAGCCACCAAACAGGATCAGGGCGGCGAAGCCGAGCGCGGACCAGCCGGGGATACTCAGGCCCATCATGGTCCACTGTACTTCTGCGCAGTTGCCGTCGCCGCTAAGCAATGCCTTGAGTACATCGGCCATAGGGAAGACTTCCAACATATAGCTTACGCTGGGGCCGCAGGCAGGCACCTGGTCTTCGGGCAGGCTCTGTAGCCATAGCTGGCGGCCGGCAAAGTAGAGCCCACCCAGAGCGCAGATGGATACCAGCAAGCCATAAACGCGCCTGCCGATAGTGGCGGGGTTGTGCAGGAAGGCGATCAGCGAGACCACCCCCACACCGAGCAGCATCACCCGCTGGGTAATACACAGCTTGCAGGGCTCCAGGCCGCGTACGTATTCCAGATAGAACGCAGCGCCAAGCAGGAAGGCAACGATTAGGAAAACCAGCAGAAAAGTGATGCGTGGATTAGGTAAGGTCATGATTTGTCGGATCCTGAATAGTGCAACCGAAACCGGGTGGCTTCGAGATTCAAGTCGGTCATTAGTTTATTGAAATTGTGTTCCAGCTTTTCCCGCCCGGCGCTCAGTTCGGGCAGTATCTCCTGCAGGGCCACCGGGCGGCGCAGGCGCAGTCCGACTCGCTCCAGGGTAAGGCCAATCACCTGCTCTTCGCGGTAGCTCTGTAGCAGTTTAAACTCCTCTGCTCGTGCTATAAATGCCTTCGCATGCGGCGGAATATACCGGCTGTCGCTGCGAAAGTCTCTCCAGCATTCGGTACAGAATTCTTCCAGCCCCAGTGGATGCCACCGTTGCCAGTTCTGTGCCAACAGGTGATCGAACCAGATATCCAGGGCGATTCCGGCGTAGCGGCGCCATTTGGGGTCCAGTTGCGTCAATGCATCGCGGTATGCTGTGTGGCTATCTGTGGTTGCATCGATCCGCCGATGCAGCCGGATGCCGGCCTCAATGGCGGCGGGCCGCTCGCCACTCAATGGCCCTTTGACAAAATCACCCAGTAGTCCGCCTAGACGCCATCGTGCCTCAGGACCGGACAGCAGCAGGTGTGCGAGATAGTTCATGCCCTAGATCCGTTTGCGCCCGCACATCCGGCCCGGCACCGGTGGCCGACTAGTCCTGACAACAAATATATTGTGCGTAATAGTGACTGAGGAACTCTTCAAAAGAGCCCTTATCCTCCGCTTCCACCTGCTTTTGCTTGAGCAGCGACTCCTCTGCCTGGCGGGAAAAGTCCCGTACTGAGTCACTGTCCAGAGGGCGCTCGAGGAAATAGTGTCGGTGCTGTTCGGCCTTCTCCATGGCCCACTGGTAAAAACTCAGTTGGTGCGCCTCCATTTCGGACAATATCTGTTGTGCCGGAGTGGGAATTTCCCCCTTCACTTTTGCACGCTGGACACCGACGGCGCCTCGGTACTGATCGCCGCCCCAGGCCCTGTCGAGCAGTTCGGCCACAGAATCCATTTCTTCCAACAGCTGGGAAGCCCAGTCCTCAAGTTTGCGTTCGCTTTCACCAGAGCGCAGCAGCAGGCCTGGCTCGTGGCCGCGATAGACTATGCGCTGCTGGTTTTCCTGGGTTGCGCGATAGTCGACATCATTAGTTTTGGGACTGTCGGTAAGCAAACAGTGCAGCAGAAAGCTGTCGAGGAAGCGCATTTGCTGTGCGTCAATGCCTAGGGGCATAAACGGATTCAGATCGAGGCAGCGAACCTCGACATACTCGACCCCGCGATTATCCAGTGCAGCCAGGGCTGTCTCGCCGCGTTCAGCCGGATTCTTGGGTCGAATGGGCGAATAGAACTCGTTTTCAATCTGTAGTATGCCAGTGGAGAGCTGCTGGTATTCAGATTTGCCATCTTTCACTCCCAGCTCCTGGTAGGGGCCGTAGGGACGGCTGATGGCTGAACACAAAGTAGAGAGATAGCTGCGCAGGTTGTTATAACAGACGATAAGGGATTGCTGCACATCGCTGTTATAACCCAGGTCGCCCATTCGTAATGAGGTGGCGTGAGGGACATGCAGGGTGTGGTCGTCGCCATTAAATGGCTGCAACTTGTGCTCGCGTCCATCCACAAAGGAAGAACACACCGCCGGTGCCGCGCCAAACAGATAGATCAATAGCCAGTAATTGCGGCGGAAATTGCGGATTAGATCGAAGTAGCGACGGGTTTTGAATTCGCTCAGAGACTCACTGCTGCCCTCGAATTCGTGCAGCCACTGCCAGAATTCATCGGGCAGGGAAAAGTTGTAATGGATACCGGCGATAGTCTGCATGGCTCGGCCGTAGCGCAGTCCGAGACCAAGGCGGTAAATAGTCTTCATGGCGCCGCTATGGGAAGCGCCATAGCGCGCTACCGGAATATCGCTATCGGTGCCGATCACACAGGGCATGCTGTTGACCCACAGGCGTTCGTCACCGATCTGGCTGTAGGTATAGCGATGGATGCGGTCGAGTATCCGCAGCGCTTCTTCCGGGGTGGCTACCGGAGGCGTGATAAATTCCAGCAGCGCCTCGGAAAAATCAGTGGTGATACTCTCGTGGGTGAGCGCAGAGCCCAATGCCTGTGCATGGGGGGTCTGCGCCAGGGTGCCATCACTGGCGACCCGCAGGCTCTCTTTTTCGAGTCCGCGGCGTATGCCCTTGAGTAATTGCACAGGTTTGGCCTGAGACAGGGCGGCCAGGTGGGGAATAGGCACTCGAATCTCCTTGGTACTACCGGAACTTTCTTTTTCGTCGCTGGATTGGGCGACTGGTGCCGGTTCTGAAAGAGTCGCCACTCAGGCGGCGGACTCAGATTCCGATTTATTTTCGCCGGGTTGAGCGGGCGTTTCTGCTGGGGCTTGATCAGGTGCGACCTCAGGCGCCGGCTCCGCGGGCACTTCCGGTTCTACCTGGGGCTCCAGTTCAGGGGGTTCCTGTGCGGGCATTTCCTCGGGGGCGGCCGGTTCAATTTCCGGGTCACCCTGCAGAGTGGAATTTTCGGCTAGGGACTCTTCTGGCACAAGGGGCTGGCCCTTGTTATTCAACTCGCACTGCAGCAATTCAATGCGCAGGCTGACGTCACGCGTATTGGCCTCGAACATCTGGTTAATGGCGACATCTTTATGTTCACTGCGAAACAGTTTGTTCGGCTCGCGACCTTCCAGCCATTCGCCGCTTTTGCTCAGGAACTGCTGGTGCTGGTTGGTCAGCACGTAGACGTGACTCATTGTGTTGGGCAACTTTGATGCTGTGACAGAAAGGCAGTTTAGCGACGGGTGCTGCGCGGCTCAAGGAGTCCGTGAGAGCGAACGCGGCAAACGCCCGCTCCCGTGGGTTGAGGTGGGAATTGTTACACAGATTCCAGTGGGTAGTGCTCCGGGTAGGGGAGGCGTGCGCAACCACTGTCCACGGCTGCGCGGGCTACAGCGGCAGCCACTTCCGGCAGTAGGCGCGGGTCTGTGGGCTTGGGCAGGATATAACTGGAGCCAAAGCTCAGTTCCACACCGCCGTAACCCTCGCGCACCGAATCGGGTACCGGCAGGTGAGCGATTTTTCGGATAGCTTCTATCGCTGCCAGTTTCATCTCTTCATTTATCCGTGCCGCGCGCACGTCCAGGGCGCCGCGGAAGATAAAGGGGAAGCACAGCACGTTATTGACCTGATTCGGATAGTCAGAGCGCCCCGTAGCCATAATCAGGTCGTCGCGTACACTGTGGGCCAACTCCGGTTTAATCTCCGGATTCGGATTGGAGCAGGCAAAGATTACCGGTTTGGGTGCCATGCGCTGCAGTTGCTCGGCGGAGAGCAGGTCCGGGCCGGATACGCCGAGAAAAACATCGGCGCCGCTGATCGCGTCATCCAGAGTGCGCATATCCGTATCCCGCGCCCACTCGCCCTTGTAGGCATTGATATCGGTGCGGCCCGAATGAATTACCCCTCGGCTATCGAGCATTGTGATCTGCTCCTTGCGCGCGCCTGCAGCCAGCAACAGTTTGCAGCAGGCGGTGGCGGCGGCACCGGCGCCCAGGCAAACCATGTGTACTTCACTGATTTTTTTGCCCTGGATCTCCAATGCGTTGAGCATTCCGGCGACGGTCACAATAGCGGTGCCGTGCTGGTCGTCGTGGAAAACGGGAACCGGGCAACGCTCGACTAGCGCTTCTTCAATATGGAAGCACTCCGGCGCCTTGATATCCTCAAGATTGATGCCGCCGAAAGTGTTGGCAATGGCGGAAACGGTTTGGATAAACAGCTCCGGGCTGTTGACGTCCACCTCGATATCCACCGAATTGATATCAGCGAAGCGTTTGAATAGTAGCGACTTGCCCTCCATTACCGGTTTGGAGGCCAGCGGCCCTAAATTGCCGAGGCCGAGGATGGCACTGCCATTGGATATCACCGCCACCAGGTTGCCCTTGCCGGTATAGCGGTAGGCAGCCTCTGGGTCTCTGGCGATCTCTCGCACCGGTTCGGCCACCCCCGGACTGTAGGCCAGGGACAGGTCCTCCTGGGTTTCGGCGGCGGTGGTCAGCTCAACTGAAAGTTTGCCGGGACTGGGGAGCGCGTGGTAATCGAGCGCTGCCTGGCGTAATGAATCCGTCATTTGGGGGCTGTTCTCTCGAAAACTGGGGGGCAACACCGCGGTGTTATCCCGGTTACTGCGGGGGCCAGAGAATAACCGAGGGGCGCTTGCAGCTACAAGCTCAAAGGAGGGGGGGAGCAGATACTTCTTACTATTTTGCCCTTAGCAATTGGCCAATTTCAGGATGATCAGTTGTTAAATCGCGGTTTTGAAGGATAGGTTTATCGTCAAAATCAATAAGATTAAGTAATTCAAATCGATTTTGCCGGTGGGTTACTCAAGAGTGCAGGTGGGGGATTTCGGAGCATAAAAAAGGGCGCCAG
This DNA window, taken from Microbulbifer sp. GL-2, encodes the following:
- a CDS encoding TIGR02444 family protein → MTNSSPPSSPQENPLWQFSLDFYRHGEVEAFLLDCQDRKGADVCLLLWASYSTACGRQLSEESWRVADRGLAPRRRMISSVRHLRRLLGRFRPRTQRIYDLCKRYELNLEQLQLAALWKICSEEWPGDRPALELAGQQYGLLQKEQAHWSDLIESFMTQSKNLNSI
- a CDS encoding histidine kinase — encoded protein: MAAKRKAVNPVAELEAQISKLTVKLDKARNKKVTDAGKAVLKAGKALTSAKEKLAKAKTKLSDTRAAAKTTKTAAARKRVDTAKANVEKLNDAFQLAKGAVAEAKDIQALAKAELKAAETVHKIAAKTEREFTKKQPKVKKVPAVKKAVATKKATTKTAAKAIKTTGTKATKKPVAKKAAEKKLAAKKSSARKSPAKTASTTTKKTTAKPATAKKVAKPASKKTAKTKPVSPAKAPVAAKAKNEKPKQATSREPVAVKKAPEEVKTFAPAKEQNPAEPTPPASTITPTTPANSLFSSENPGSE
- a CDS encoding FKBP-type peptidyl-prolyl cis-trans isomerase; the encoded protein is MNKYPLAAAIALGLVLTGCNEQGSKQEKEVTLDTQEKKVSYIIAEDMAKRLQAQDVKLDPKVVLMALNDVASDRDSRLSDEDKQQTIAAFQEQMQNKQQEMLAKQEQEFKESADKNLTEGKAFLEENAKKEGVITTDSGLQYKVITEGSGNKPSASSTVEVDYKGTLINGEEFDSSYARGEPVQFPVNGVIKGWTEALQLMKEGSKWELYIPSELAYGPGGAGGKIGPNATLIFEVELHKANVGGEEEKKDEEKKEEPKSE
- the rsd gene encoding sigma D regulator, translated to MLENCKTARERWGGVSEIIDRWLQSRQNLLVSFYHLSEKKEFSEDDPESEDRVRKLCQLLVDYVSAGHFEVYEQLMREGQAFDDKSGLKKACELYKDIDTTTDIAVDFNDKYLETDDLTSLIPDLSELGEALETRFSSEDQMIALLHTAHKNQIV
- a CDS encoding LrgB family protein, with protein sequence MGTARALEISTLCGACAALAMGLCGALTALILPLAIGS
- a CDS encoding LrgB family protein produces the protein MIEWLHSPQFTLPLSLIAFWAGVRLYRYSGTVLLHPIVTASLIVTALLYTLDISYSDYQRSSALLYALLGPAVVALAVPLKKNLAVIRRAGWPLLVTIAVGAVLAPVVAILIALLFGAGESVVLALSSKSITTPIALTLAEKVGAALSLTAGIVVFTGVVGALAGPPLLRLLGIRDERILG
- a CDS encoding CidA/LrgA family protein, with the protein product MAAPLSRTLTKMTPPTLRNIFHWLIGAAILFGCDRLGNLASTALELPVPGAVVGMLLLLFGLVIYGGVPRGLAQVSSQLLFLLPLLFLPAAVGVFFLRDLTLSEWLALIAAIVIGTLVSLALSALLLHRLLDKGHRDD
- a CDS encoding disulfide bond formation protein B, which gives rise to MTLPNPRITFLLVFLIVAFLLGAAFYLEYVRGLEPCKLCITQRVMLLGVGVVSLIAFLHNPATIGRRVYGLLVSICALGGLYFAGRQLWLQSLPEDQVPACGPSVSYMLEVFPMADVLKALLSGDGNCAEVQWTMMGLSIPGWSALGFAALILFGGWQAFRKA
- a CDS encoding ACP phosphodiesterase, which encodes MNYLAHLLLSGPEARWRLGGLLGDFVKGPLSGERPAAIEAGIRLHRRIDATTDSHTAYRDALTQLDPKWRRYAGIALDIWFDHLLAQNWQRWHPLGLEEFCTECWRDFRSDSRYIPPHAKAFIARAEEFKLLQSYREEQVIGLTLERVGLRLRRPVALQEILPELSAGREKLEHNFNKLMTDLNLEATRFRLHYSGSDKS
- the gshA gene encoding glutamate--cysteine ligase; translated protein: MPIPHLAALSQAKPVQLLKGIRRGLEKESLRVASDGTLAQTPHAQALGSALTHESITTDFSEALLEFITPPVATPEEALRILDRIHRYTYSQIGDERLWVNSMPCVIGTDSDIPVARYGASHSGAMKTIYRLGLGLRYGRAMQTIAGIHYNFSLPDEFWQWLHEFEGSSESLSEFKTRRYFDLIRNFRRNYWLLIYLFGAAPAVCSSFVDGREHKLQPFNGDDHTLHVPHATSLRMGDLGYNSDVQQSLIVCYNNLRSYLSTLCSAISRPYGPYQELGVKDGKSEYQQLSTGILQIENEFYSPIRPKNPAERGETALAALDNRGVEYVEVRCLDLNPFMPLGIDAQQMRFLDSFLLHCLLTDSPKTNDVDYRATQENQQRIVYRGHEPGLLLRSGESERKLEDWASQLLEEMDSVAELLDRAWGGDQYRGAVGVQRAKVKGEIPTPAQQILSEMEAHQLSFYQWAMEKAEQHRHYFLERPLDSDSVRDFSRQAEESLLKQKQVEAEDKGSFEEFLSHYYAQYICCQD
- a CDS encoding malic enzyme-like NAD(P)-binding protein, with amino-acid sequence MTDSLRQAALDYHALPSPGKLSVELTTAAETQEDLSLAYSPGVAEPVREIARDPEAAYRYTGKGNLVAVISNGSAILGLGNLGPLASKPVMEGKSLLFKRFADINSVDIEVDVNSPELFIQTVSAIANTFGGINLEDIKAPECFHIEEALVERCPVPVFHDDQHGTAIVTVAGMLNALEIQGKKISEVHMVCLGAGAAATACCKLLLAAGARKEQITMLDSRGVIHSGRTDINAYKGEWARDTDMRTLDDAISGADVFLGVSGPDLLSAEQLQRMAPKPVIFACSNPNPEIKPELAHSVRDDLIMATGRSDYPNQVNNVLCFPFIFRGALDVRAARINEEMKLAAIEAIRKIAHLPVPDSVREGYGGVELSFGSSYILPKPTDPRLLPEVAAAVARAAVDSGCARLPYPEHYPLESV